GCCCACCACGGCCACGCCCAGCGGGCGCCGCGTGGCGGCGCCGGCGCCCCAGCCCACGGCGATCGGGATCGCTCCCATGAGCGCCGCCATCGTCGTCATCATGATCGGCCGGAAACGCACGCTGGCCGCTTCGAGGATCGCCTCGGTGGGCGTCTTGCCGCTGTCGCGCTGCGCCTCGATGGCGAAGTCGATCATCATGATCGCGTTCTTCTCCACGATGCCGATCAGCATGATCACGCCCACGAACCCGTAGATGTCGAGGTCGAGGTGCACCAGCATGAGCGTGGCCAACGCGCCGAACGCCGCGAACGGGAGCCCGGTGAGAATCGTGATCGGGTGGATGAAGCTCTCGTACAGCACGCCGAGGATCACGTAGATCACGAACACCGCGAGCACGAGGAGCACCACCAGCCCCGACTGCGTGTCCACGAACGCCTGGGCGATGCCCGAGAAGCTGGCCGCGATGTTGGCCGGCAGGATGCGGGCCGATTCCTGCTTGACCGCGGTCAGCGCCGTGCCCAGCGACACGCCGGGCGCCAGGTTGAACGAGATCGTGGCCGACGGGAGCTGCCCCGAGTGGTTCACGGTGACCGGACCCACGCTGTCGTTGAACCGCGCCACGGTGGACAGGGGCACCAGCGGTCCGCGGGACGAGCGCACCCACAGGCGGCCCAGCGCCGCGACGTCGGATTGGTACTGCGGCAGCAGTTCCATCACCACCCAGTACTCGTTGGTGGACGTGTAGATCGTGGACACCTGCCGCTGGCCGAAGGCGTCGTACAGGGTGTTCTCGATCTCCGCCGCCGAAACGCCCAGCTGTCCGGCCTGCTCGCGGTCGATGTCCACGGTGACCTGCGGATTGTTGATCAGCAGGTCGCTGGTGACGTCCGTGAGGATGGGCAGCTGGCGCAGGCGCGTCTCGAGCGCCCGGGCCGCGGTGTCGAGCGCGCCCATGTTGCCGCTCTGGAGCGTGTACTGGTAGAGGCTCTTGGACGCGAGGCCGCCGATGGAGATCGCCGGCGGATTCTGGACGAACACGGTGATGTCGGGCACGCTCGCCAGAGCGCGCGTGATGTCGCGCGCGATCTCGTCGGCGCTGCGGCGCCGCTCCGTGATCGGCTTGAGGTCGATCGTGAGTTGGCCCTGATTGGCCGCCGCCGTCGTGCCCACCGACGACGTCACCGACCGCACGTCGGGATCCTGCGCCACCACCGCCGCCACCTGCTTCTGCCGTTGCGAGAGGCCGTCGAACGAGATCCCCTCCGCCGCCTCGGTGGTGGCCAGCAGTTGCCCGGTGTCGTCGGTGGGGAACAACCCCTTGGGGATGGCCCAGAACAACCAACCGGTCACGACCAGCGTGGCGAACGAGAACGCCAGCGCCGCCGGCCGCCGCTGCATCACCCACGCCAGCGTGCGTTCGTAGATGCCCAGCCACCAGTCGTAGAACCGCTCGGTGGCGTGGTAGAACCGTCCGTGCGCGCGCTCGTGCTCGGCCCGCAGGAAGCGGCTGGACAGCATCGGCGTGAGCGTCAGCGACACGAACCCCGACACGAGGATCGCGACGCCGATCGTGACCGCGAACTCGTGGAACAGCTTGCCGATGATCCCGCCCATGAACAGGAACGGGATGAACACCGCGGCCAGCGAGAACGTCATCGACAGGATGGTGAATCCCACCTCGGCGGCGCCGTCGATGGCCGCCTGGCGCTTGGTCTTCCCCATCTCGAGGTGGCGCACGATGTTCTCCAGCATCACGATCGCGTCGTCCACCACGAAGCCCACGGCCAGCGTGAGCGCCATCAGCGACAGGTTGTCCAGGCTGTAGTGCAGCAGGTACATCACCGAGAACGTCCCGATGATCGACATCGGCAGGGCCAGGCTGGGGATGATCGTGGCCGAGAGATTGCGCAGGAACAGGAAGATCACCAGCACCACGAGCGCCAGCGTCAGCTCGAGGGTGAACGTCACGTCGTGCACCGACGCCTGGATGGTGGCCGAGCGGTCGTAGAGCGTGGACACCTTCACCGTGGGCGGGATCTCCGACTGCAGGCGCGCAATCGACGCCTTGACGCGGTTGGCCACGTCCACCGTGTTGGTGCCCGGCTGCCGCTGGATGGCGAGCACGATCGACCGCTGCCCATTGTACCAGCTCGCCGTCTTGTCGTTCTGGACGTCGTTGGTGATCCGGCCCACGTCGCTCAGGTGCACGGGCGCGCCGTTCCGGTAGGCCACGATCACGTCGCGGAACTGATCGGCGTCGGACAGCTGCCCGGTGGCCTGCACGGTGAGCGCCGTCAGGGGGCCCCACAGCACGCCGGTGGGCATGTTCACGTTCTGACTGGCGATCGCCGAGGCCACGTCCTCGAGCGCGATGCCGCGCGTGGCGAGCTGCGCCGGATCGAGTTGCACGCGCACGGCGTACTTCTGCGCCCCGTACACCAGCACCTGGGCCACGCCGCCCACCATCGACAGCCGCTGGGCCAACGTCGTCTCGCCGATCTCGTCGAGCGTGGACAGCGGGACCTCGGTGGACGTCAGGGCGAGCGTCAGGATCGGCGCGTCGGCCGGATTCGATTTCTGGTATGACGGCGGCACGATACCCTGCGGCAGCGCGCGCGTGGTCTGGGCGATGGCGGCCTGCACGTCCTGCGCCGCGGCGTCGATGTCGCGGTCGAGGGCGAACTGGATGACGATCTGCGTCTGCCCCACGCTCGACGTCGACGTCATGTTGTCGATGCCGGCGATGGTCGAGAACTGTTTCTCGAGCGGCGTGGCCACGGTGGCCGCCATCGTCTGCGGGCTCGTGCCCGGCAGCACGGCGGTGACGGTGATCGTGGGAAAGTCCACGTTGGGCAGGTCGCTTACCGGCAGCTGCCTGTAGGCCACGATGCCGAACACGAGAATGCCCACCATGACGAGCGTCGTCATGACGGGGCGTTTGATGAACAGCGTCGTGAAGTTCATAGGGTCAGTCGCCCGCCGCCGGGACCACCTGGCCCCCCGCGGTGGTGGTGGTGCCGGTAGCGCGCGCGAACACGCGGCCGCTCCAGCCCTGCAATTCGTCGAGGTACGTGTAGAACACCGGCGTCACG
This sequence is a window from Gemmatimonadaceae bacterium. Protein-coding genes within it:
- a CDS encoding efflux RND transporter permease subunit, with product MNFTTLFIKRPVMTTLVMVGILVFGIVAYRQLPVSDLPNVDFPTITVTAVLPGTSPQTMAATVATPLEKQFSTIAGIDNMTSTSSVGQTQIVIQFALDRDIDAAAQDVQAAIAQTTRALPQGIVPPSYQKSNPADAPILTLALTSTEVPLSTLDEIGETTLAQRLSMVGGVAQVLVYGAQKYAVRVQLDPAQLATRGIALEDVASAIASQNVNMPTGVLWGPLTALTVQATGQLSDADQFRDVIVAYRNGAPVHLSDVGRITNDVQNDKTASWYNGQRSIVLAIQRQPGTNTVDVANRVKASIARLQSEIPPTVKVSTLYDRSATIQASVHDVTFTLELTLALVVLVIFLFLRNLSATIIPSLALPMSIIGTFSVMYLLHYSLDNLSLMALTLAVGFVVDDAIVMLENIVRHLEMGKTKRQAAIDGAAEVGFTILSMTFSLAAVFIPFLFMGGIIGKLFHEFAVTIGVAILVSGFVSLTLTPMLSSRFLRAEHERAHGRFYHATERFYDWWLGIYERTLAWVMQRRPAALAFSFATLVVTGWLFWAIPKGLFPTDDTGQLLATTEAAEGISFDGLSQRQKQVAAVVAQDPDVRSVTSSVGTTAAANQGQLTIDLKPITERRRSADEIARDITRALASVPDITVFVQNPPAISIGGLASKSLYQYTLQSGNMGALDTAARALETRLRQLPILTDVTSDLLINNPQVTVDIDREQAGQLGVSAAEIENTLYDAFGQRQVSTIYTSTNEYWVVMELLPQYQSDVAALGRLWVRSSRGPLVPLSTVARFNDSVGPVTVNHSGQLPSATISFNLAPGVSLGTALTAVKQESARILPANIAASFSGIAQAFVDTQSGLVVLLVLAVFVIYVILGVLYESFIHPITILTGLPFAAFGALATLMLVHLDLDIYGFVGVIMLIGIVEKNAIMMIDFAIEAQRDSGKTPTEAILEAASVRFRPIMMTTMAALMGAIPIAVGWGAGAATRRPLGVAVVGGLAFSQLVTLYVTPVFYTYLDELQTRFSRRRAPETAPFGGDGPALPEAVPGT